The Desulfuromonas versatilis genome has a segment encoding these proteins:
- a CDS encoding tetratricopeptide repeat protein: MQMPKLPFFLALLFLCLLSSCAGSLPQAARLNAGECLARAEEAIAQRNYDEAAGYLDAAIHKEPHNAAAYLRHGEVLRVLGKDRQARSTYRAALKNLPDSPEKSEAAYHLALLQALKFDTLREALSLIPGLAEDSAEKLDLQGVVALQQRKFREALQYLSRAQQFAGVQRMGLVLYHASLAYHGLGDPENARASLFHAINQTDNLAEVKDIERFYAQLAGRGSAD; this comes from the coding sequence ATGCAGATGCCAAAATTGCCATTTTTCCTCGCCTTGCTTTTCCTCTGCCTCCTGTCGAGCTGCGCCGGATCGCTGCCTCAAGCAGCCAGGCTCAATGCTGGCGAATGCCTGGCCCGGGCCGAGGAAGCGATTGCGCAGAGAAACTACGATGAGGCGGCTGGCTACCTGGACGCGGCGATTCACAAGGAGCCGCACAATGCCGCGGCCTATCTGCGCCACGGTGAAGTCCTCCGCGTGCTTGGCAAGGACCGCCAGGCCCGCAGCACCTACCGCGCCGCCCTGAAAAACCTCCCCGACTCCCCGGAAAAATCCGAAGCCGCTTACCACCTGGCCCTGCTGCAGGCGCTCAAGTTCGACACCCTCCGCGAGGCGTTATCCCTGATTCCCGGGCTGGCGGAGGACTCAGCGGAAAAGCTCGACCTGCAGGGAGTCGTTGCCCTGCAACAGCGAAAGTTTCGCGAAGCGTTGCAATATCTCAGCAGAGCACAGCAGTTCGCCGGGGTCCAGCGCATGGGCCTGGTCCTCTACCACGCCTCGCTCGCCTACCATGGGCTCGGCGACCCGGAAAACGCCCGCGCCAGTCTCTTTCACGCGATCAACCAGACAGACAATCTCGCCGAGGTCAAGGACATCGAACGGTTCTACGCCCAACTCGCCGGTCGGGGATCGGCCGACTGA
- a CDS encoding SurA N-terminal domain-containing protein yields the protein MLDFVRKKQKSILVKVAFAIIILSFVIGYALLTSPGDSGPGGQDPTVAVTINDTKIGYDTYQMAYANLYQLYQSIYRDQFNPALERQLNLRQQALDGIIEQTLLLQEAERLKLQVPKQELVDSIAAFPAFQVNGAFNKERYLQVLNYQRMTPEEFENQQRSQILAEKVRKQLQENITVSDAEVEKEFRDQNEKVNLAFVRLAPEIYETRVKVEEQALKQYFEEHQEEYRIPETLALRYIAFDPASYENEVTIAEEDLEKYYRRHLDQFEIQEQVDASHVLIKVTADTDADGKAKKRELAQKVLDEARAGKDFATLARTYSDDAGSAANGGKLGYFTRGTMVGPFEQAAFALKPGDLSDIVETSFGFHIIKVEGRIDAGVKPLADVLDQVKQGVRTEKGRQLAMEKAMDAFNMNRKDGSLDAAAKANDLGIKETAFFSREEPIEGIGDNAEIRATAFALPDNELARPVALADQVLLFTVKERRESRLPGLEEVRAEVENAFRASRARDLAQQTAEKILAGLKEGKSVEDLAGEYKEKVEETDFFTRSYGAFVPRLGSSQELADAAFGLTKAEPAAPKIYELNGRFVIATLKARQEADLEELTDGKKGELQQSLQARKQAESLEKKVQELREKAKIIIAPNLLASFEGN from the coding sequence ATGCTGGATTTTGTCCGAAAAAAACAGAAATCGATCCTTGTCAAAGTGGCGTTCGCCATCATCATCCTCAGTTTCGTGATCGGCTACGCCCTGCTCACCTCCCCCGGCGACTCCGGACCTGGCGGGCAGGATCCCACGGTAGCGGTGACGATCAACGACACCAAGATCGGTTACGATACCTACCAGATGGCCTATGCCAATCTTTACCAGCTTTACCAGAGCATCTACCGGGACCAGTTCAATCCCGCCCTCGAGCGCCAATTGAACCTGCGCCAGCAGGCACTCGACGGGATTATCGAACAGACCCTGCTGCTGCAGGAGGCCGAGCGGCTCAAGCTTCAGGTTCCCAAGCAGGAACTGGTCGACTCCATCGCCGCCTTCCCCGCCTTCCAGGTCAACGGCGCCTTCAACAAGGAGCGCTACCTGCAGGTGCTCAACTACCAGCGGATGACCCCCGAGGAGTTTGAAAACCAGCAGCGCAGCCAGATCCTGGCCGAAAAGGTCCGCAAACAGCTCCAAGAGAATATCACGGTGAGCGACGCGGAAGTCGAAAAAGAGTTCCGCGATCAGAACGAAAAGGTCAACCTTGCCTTCGTGCGTCTGGCTCCGGAAATTTACGAGACCCGCGTCAAGGTGGAAGAACAGGCCCTGAAGCAGTATTTCGAGGAACACCAGGAGGAGTACCGCATCCCCGAAACCCTCGCCCTGCGCTACATAGCCTTCGACCCCGCGAGCTACGAAAATGAAGTGACCATCGCCGAGGAGGACCTGGAAAAGTACTACCGGCGTCACCTCGACCAGTTTGAGATTCAGGAACAGGTCGATGCCTCCCATGTGCTGATCAAGGTCACCGCCGACACCGATGCCGATGGCAAGGCCAAAAAGCGCGAGCTGGCCCAGAAGGTGCTCGACGAGGCGCGCGCGGGCAAGGATTTCGCGACCTTGGCCAGGACTTATTCCGACGACGCAGGCAGTGCCGCCAACGGGGGCAAGCTCGGTTACTTCACCCGCGGCACCATGGTCGGCCCCTTCGAGCAGGCCGCGTTTGCTCTCAAGCCGGGCGATCTCAGCGACATCGTTGAAACCAGCTTCGGCTTCCACATCATCAAGGTCGAGGGGCGCATCGATGCCGGCGTGAAGCCGCTGGCCGACGTTCTGGACCAGGTCAAGCAGGGGGTCCGCACCGAAAAGGGCCGCCAGTTGGCCATGGAAAAGGCCATGGACGCCTTCAACATGAACCGCAAGGACGGCAGCCTCGATGCGGCCGCCAAGGCCAATGACCTCGGCATCAAGGAAACCGCCTTTTTCAGCCGCGAGGAGCCCATCGAGGGGATCGGCGACAACGCTGAGATCCGCGCGACGGCTTTCGCACTGCCCGACAATGAACTGGCCCGCCCGGTGGCCCTGGCCGATCAGGTCCTCCTGTTCACCGTCAAGGAGCGTCGCGAGAGCCGCCTTCCCGGGCTCGAGGAAGTGCGCGCCGAGGTGGAAAATGCCTTCCGTGCCTCGCGGGCACGGGACCTGGCGCAACAGACCGCCGAGAAGATCCTGGCCGGCCTCAAGGAAGGCAAGAGCGTTGAGGACCTGGCCGGGGAGTACAAGGAGAAGGTAGAGGAAACCGATTTCTTTACCCGCTCCTACGGTGCCTTCGTGCCCCGGCTCGGCAGCTCCCAGGAACTGGCAGATGCGGCCTTCGGCCTCACCAAGGCCGAGCCTGCCGCCCCCAAAATCTACGAGCTAAACGGCCGCTTCGTCATCGCAACGCTCAAGGCCCGACAGGAAGCCGATCTGGAGGAGCTGACCGATGGCAAAAAGGGGGAACTGCAGCAGAGCCTGCAGGCCCGCAAGCAGGCCGAATCCCTTGAGAAAAAAGTTCAGGAACTGCGGGAAAAAGCGAAAATCATCATCGCTCCGAACCTGCTGGCCTCTTTCGAAGGAAATTAA
- the mrdA gene encoding penicillin-binding protein 2: MSINSGWSVSPGSRRRFLALSLAAMGIFGLLLLRLWYLQLIRVDHYQALSERNRIRYVPISAPRGPIYDRDGELLVENRPAFGVSVLRQEVEDRDRLISHLAAFLGEDPEVLLKRWEGNRRFPKHRPLPIAEDISREALEVIQENSIDLPGVLVDVRPMRSYPYGEMAAHLFGYLGEITEAELQQAEDDGYRPGDFVGKSGLEKRLEPSLRGVAGDRLVEVNVKGKELRQLKTRDPVPGYKVYLTIDRDLQLAAEKAFGEQAGAAVVLDVKTGEVLAMVSRPSFDPALFARGISGQEWVQLLRNPRHPLQNKAIKGQYPPGSTFKIVTALAALNAGVASASTTVDCTGGMQLGNRQFRCWKKHGHGRTDLKKALKESCDVWFYQVALDLGIDRLSAMAKALGLGEPLGFPLEWEKGGLIPTRQWKKKRYNAGWYDGETVIASIGQGYVLATPLQMAVMTAAVASSGTVLKPQVVKRIEDLSGNVLESATPQVLNRVALSEADLKAVRRGLEAVLNEPGGTAWASRLEGLSAAGKTGTSQVVKLKEDRYKEKTEDIEYRFRDHALFVAYAPTEDPQIALCVVVEHGGSGSKAAAPIARSILASYFGIPTEPPEETPAIPGE, encoded by the coding sequence ATGAGCATTAATTCAGGCTGGTCGGTTAGCCCTGGCTCCCGAAGAAGGTTCCTGGCCCTGTCCCTGGCGGCGATGGGGATCTTCGGGTTGCTGCTGCTGCGGCTGTGGTATCTGCAGCTTATCCGGGTCGATCACTACCAGGCACTTTCCGAACGCAACCGGATTCGCTACGTCCCCATTTCTGCGCCCCGGGGGCCCATCTACGATCGCGATGGCGAGCTTCTGGTGGAAAACCGTCCCGCCTTCGGAGTGTCGGTCCTGCGCCAGGAGGTGGAGGACCGCGACCGGCTCATCAGTCACCTGGCCGCATTCCTTGGGGAAGACCCCGAAGTGCTGCTCAAGCGCTGGGAGGGAAACCGGCGCTTCCCCAAACACCGCCCCCTGCCCATCGCCGAAGACATCAGCCGCGAGGCTCTTGAGGTCATCCAGGAAAACTCCATAGATCTTCCAGGGGTGCTGGTCGATGTGCGGCCGATGCGCTCCTATCCCTACGGGGAGATGGCGGCCCATCTGTTCGGCTATCTGGGCGAGATCACCGAGGCAGAGCTTCAGCAGGCCGAGGACGATGGCTATCGCCCCGGCGACTTCGTCGGCAAGAGCGGCCTGGAGAAGCGGCTGGAGCCCAGTCTGCGCGGGGTGGCCGGTGACCGCCTGGTTGAGGTCAACGTCAAGGGCAAGGAGCTTCGGCAGCTCAAGACCCGCGACCCGGTCCCCGGCTACAAGGTCTACCTGACCATCGACCGCGACCTGCAGCTGGCGGCCGAGAAGGCCTTTGGCGAGCAGGCCGGAGCGGCCGTGGTTCTCGACGTGAAAACCGGCGAGGTGCTGGCCATGGTCAGCCGTCCCTCCTTCGATCCGGCTCTTTTCGCCAGGGGGATCAGCGGGCAGGAGTGGGTTCAGCTGCTGCGCAACCCGCGGCACCCCCTGCAGAATAAGGCCATCAAAGGTCAATATCCGCCGGGATCGACCTTCAAGATTGTCACCGCATTGGCGGCGCTGAATGCCGGGGTCGCCTCCGCCTCGACCACGGTAGACTGCACGGGAGGGATGCAGCTTGGCAATCGCCAGTTTCGCTGCTGGAAAAAGCACGGCCACGGTCGCACCGACCTGAAGAAGGCCCTCAAGGAGAGTTGTGACGTCTGGTTCTACCAGGTCGCCCTGGACCTGGGCATCGACCGGCTCTCCGCCATGGCCAAGGCTCTGGGTTTGGGCGAACCCCTGGGTTTCCCCCTGGAATGGGAAAAGGGCGGACTGATTCCGACCCGCCAGTGGAAGAAGAAACGCTATAATGCCGGCTGGTACGACGGTGAAACGGTCATCGCCTCCATCGGCCAGGGGTATGTACTGGCCACCCCGCTGCAGATGGCGGTGATGACGGCAGCGGTGGCCAGTAGCGGTACGGTGCTCAAGCCCCAGGTGGTCAAGCGCATCGAGGACCTGTCCGGAAATGTTCTGGAATCCGCGACCCCCCAGGTGCTGAACCGGGTTGCCTTGAGCGAGGCCGACCTCAAGGCGGTGCGCCGCGGGCTCGAAGCGGTGCTCAATGAGCCCGGCGGGACTGCCTGGGCAAGCCGCCTCGAGGGTCTCTCGGCAGCGGGCAAGACCGGCACCTCCCAGGTGGTAAAGCTCAAGGAGGACCGCTACAAGGAGAAGACCGAGGATATCGAGTATCGGTTTCGCGACCATGCCTTGTTCGTTGCCTATGCGCCGACGGAGGATCCGCAAATCGCTCTCTGCGTCGTGGTCGAACACGGCGGCAGCGGCAGCAAGGCGGCCGCTCCCATTGCCCGTTCCATTCTCGCCAGCTATTTCGGGATTCCTACCGAACCGCCGGAGGAAACCCCGGCGATCCCCGGAGAATGA
- the mreC gene encoding rod shape-determining protein MreC, translating into MLLELLRKYRTPLLAGCLILFALLLYSANLRHRDHTTLFEKTILQLTSPFQKGLDLVWKAVSGAWDRYLWLVDTEGQNTRLQEENRQLKAELVALEEVRLANERLRKLLEFRDREQLSALPAQVIAEDAASWFRTVIIDKGTDDGIREGLPVVVAEGAVGRIIRASAHDARVLLITDASSAVASLVQRNRTRGISRGRGDSLTLEFALRQADLEVGDLVISSGTGGVFPKGVPIGTVTRVAREEYGLFQSVSIAPAVDFARLEEVLVLIGEEL; encoded by the coding sequence ATGCTGCTGGAGTTGCTTAGAAAATATCGGACTCCGCTCCTTGCCGGATGCCTTATCCTGTTCGCCCTGCTGCTTTATTCGGCGAACCTGAGGCACCGGGACCACACCACCCTGTTCGAAAAGACCATCCTCCAACTCACCTCCCCCTTTCAGAAGGGGCTCGACCTGGTCTGGAAAGCCGTTTCCGGTGCCTGGGACCGCTATCTCTGGCTGGTGGACACCGAGGGGCAAAATACCCGGCTGCAGGAAGAGAACCGCCAGCTGAAGGCTGAGCTGGTCGCTTTGGAGGAGGTGCGACTGGCCAACGAACGGCTGCGCAAGCTTCTCGAGTTCCGCGATCGGGAACAGCTGAGCGCCCTGCCCGCGCAGGTGATCGCCGAGGATGCCGCCAGCTGGTTTCGTACGGTGATCATCGACAAGGGGACCGACGACGGCATCCGCGAGGGGTTGCCGGTGGTGGTTGCGGAAGGGGCGGTCGGCCGCATCATCCGGGCCAGCGCCCATGACGCCAGGGTGCTGCTGATTACCGATGCCTCCTCGGCGGTTGCCTCGCTGGTGCAGCGAAACCGCACCCGGGGGATATCCCGGGGGCGTGGCGATTCCCTGACCCTCGAGTTCGCCCTCAGGCAGGCCGATCTCGAGGTCGGCGACCTGGTCATCTCCTCCGGCACCGGAGGGGTCTTCCCCAAGGGGGTCCCGATCGGCACGGTGACCCGGGTGGCGCGCGAAGAGTACGGCCTGTTCCAGTCGGTATCCATTGCCCCCGCCGTGGATTTCGCGCGCCTCGAAGAAGTCCTGGTGCTGATCGGGGAAGAGCTGTGA
- a CDS encoding diguanylate cyclase: protein MSLQILVVIKNPVSRNLINEILSHCGHDTLVLENREDALELTDTTPFPVVVTDIELETEAEVPFSALLQQHPGTQVIITGNRASSLTEAITTLRQGDYSYILKAFEDVGLVSATLTRAIDNIRVVIELRSKLEVLKKKQSELEGVQKTLQKIEVRHSLSGLYSKLHFHEILGRELIRSLQHNRPFSLLLMEIKARFLGEDANRLLTEEKLAQLAQAIKGRLRRSDLVTSYQERTFGILLPETTPDAANFVIRNLQSLTEQFPFGTPEERGKIQVLCNFGMASFPDDGAHSPSLLQKVEKNLLLEASRNDQPDLETNPKGPPPAREDNEPPADSRPRVLVVDDNEGILEVFREILEDEGYEVVTAGSGEQALALFETDPFPVVISDVIMPGMSGMDLLQRIKSLRQETEIVIMTSQSDLTPSIKALRQGAFDYLGKPFEDIEIIPLVVGRAFANFSRIRENRRLIEELERKNKGMAFANQTLQNLAIRDGLTNLYNHSYFKEALEIEVIRSRRYHRQCTVMFMDLDHFKNFNDSCGHLQGDKLLATLARMIGERLRKSDILARYGGEEFTAILPELSKEEAFKIAEDLRDMVESYPFPGREHQPGGRVTLSIGLASFPEDGGDASSLIMHADQALYRGKRQGRNRVAI from the coding sequence ATGTCTCTGCAAATTCTTGTCGTAATAAAGAACCCGGTCAGCCGCAATCTCATCAACGAGATTCTAAGCCATTGCGGACATGACACCCTTGTCCTGGAGAACCGGGAAGACGCCTTGGAGCTGACCGACACCACACCCTTTCCCGTGGTGGTCACCGATATCGAACTCGAAACCGAGGCAGAGGTTCCCTTTTCCGCCCTCCTGCAGCAGCATCCCGGCACCCAGGTTATCATCACCGGCAACCGTGCCTCATCCCTGACCGAGGCCATAACTACGCTTCGCCAGGGCGATTACAGTTATATCCTCAAGGCCTTCGAGGATGTGGGATTGGTTTCGGCCACCCTGACCCGGGCAATCGATAACATCCGGGTGGTCATCGAACTCCGATCCAAGCTGGAAGTCTTAAAGAAAAAACAAAGCGAACTCGAAGGGGTTCAAAAAACACTCCAGAAAATCGAGGTGCGTCATTCGCTGAGCGGATTGTATAGCAAGCTGCATTTCCACGAAATTCTGGGCAGGGAGCTTATCCGTTCGCTGCAGCACAACCGCCCCTTCTCCTTATTGTTGATGGAAATCAAGGCCCGCTTCCTCGGAGAGGACGCCAACCGTCTATTGACCGAAGAAAAGCTGGCCCAACTTGCCCAGGCCATTAAAGGCAGGTTGCGCCGTTCGGACCTGGTCACCTCCTACCAGGAGCGGACGTTCGGAATCCTGCTGCCCGAAACCACCCCCGATGCGGCAAACTTTGTTATCAGGAACCTGCAGTCTCTAACCGAGCAGTTCCCCTTCGGCACCCCCGAAGAAAGGGGTAAAATTCAAGTCCTGTGCAATTTCGGCATGGCCTCGTTTCCCGACGATGGCGCCCACAGCCCCAGCCTGTTGCAGAAAGTAGAGAAGAACCTGCTCCTGGAGGCCAGCCGGAACGACCAACCTGACCTGGAAACCAACCCAAAGGGACCGCCTCCGGCCAGGGAGGACAATGAACCGCCGGCAGATTCACGGCCGAGGGTGCTGGTGGTTGATGATAATGAGGGAATTCTGGAAGTCTTCCGCGAAATCCTGGAGGATGAGGGTTACGAGGTGGTCACTGCCGGTTCCGGAGAACAGGCCCTCGCCCTGTTTGAAACAGACCCATTCCCGGTGGTCATTTCCGACGTGATCATGCCCGGCATGTCCGGAATGGACCTGCTGCAGCGGATCAAGTCACTGCGCCAGGAGACCGAGATCGTCATCATGACCAGCCAGTCGGATCTCACCCCTTCCATCAAGGCGCTGCGCCAGGGAGCCTTTGACTACCTGGGTAAACCCTTCGAGGACATCGAAATCATCCCGCTCGTCGTCGGTCGCGCCTTTGCCAACTTTTCCCGCATCCGCGAAAACCGGCGGCTCATCGAAGAACTGGAGAGAAAAAACAAGGGGATGGCCTTTGCCAACCAGACCCTGCAAAACCTCGCCATCCGTGATGGGCTGACCAATCTATACAACCACAGCTACTTCAAAGAGGCCCTCGAGATTGAGGTCATCCGCTCCAGGCGCTACCATCGGCAATGCACGGTGATGTTCATGGACCTGGATCACTTCAAAAACTTCAACGACAGTTGCGGTCATTTGCAGGGGGACAAGCTGCTGGCTACCCTGGCTCGCATGATTGGGGAAAGATTGCGCAAATCCGATATTTTGGCCCGCTACGGGGGGGAGGAGTTCACCGCCATCCTTCCGGAACTCTCCAAGGAGGAGGCGTTTAAGATCGCCGAGGACCTGCGGGACATGGTCGAGAGTTACCCCTTCCCCGGCCGTGAACACCAACCAGGGGGCAGGGTCACGCTAAGCATCGGTCTCGCGTCATTTCCCGAAGATGGCGGGGATGCCTCTTCGCTGATTATGCATGCCGACCAGGCCCTGTACCGGGGGAAGAGGCAGGGGCGCAACCGGGTGGCAATCTGA
- the mreD gene encoding rod shape-determining protein MreD, producing the protein MKRVTTYLLLALGLLVLQTSLFPRVLPFSLKPDLLLILVIYLGLKEEIPRGGCVALVLGCMQDVFAGTAVGLFGFVLLMTFLGVRALADRLNTESSLLLLFLTCCGTLFESGLLLFTMVLFAEPGPVWQVLLERLLPQVAINLAAALVMLRIALWIQRRRDAQVGDRVLQYLDNRYEH; encoded by the coding sequence GTGAAGCGGGTCACCACCTATCTGCTGCTCGCCCTCGGGCTGCTGGTCTTGCAGACCTCCCTGTTCCCCCGGGTCCTGCCCTTTTCCCTGAAGCCCGATCTGCTGCTGATCCTGGTCATCTATCTCGGCCTCAAGGAGGAAATTCCCCGGGGCGGCTGCGTGGCACTGGTGCTGGGCTGCATGCAGGATGTCTTTGCCGGAACCGCCGTGGGCCTGTTCGGGTTTGTCCTGCTGATGACCTTTCTGGGGGTGCGGGCCCTGGCCGATCGACTCAATACGGAGAGTTCGCTGCTGCTGCTGTTCCTGACCTGCTGCGGGACCTTGTTCGAATCGGGCCTGCTGCTGTTTACGATGGTGCTGTTTGCCGAGCCCGGGCCGGTCTGGCAGGTGCTGCTGGAGCGCCTGCTGCCCCAGGTCGCGATCAATCTGGCCGCGGCCCTGGTGATGCTGCGGATTGCCCTGTGGATCCAGCGGCGCCGGGATGCGCAGGTGGGCGACAGGGTGCTTCAGTATTTGGACAACCGGTATGAGCATTAA
- a CDS encoding phosphoribosylaminoimidazolesuccinocarboxamide synthase, producing the protein MTPIVTQTNFTDLKKVNQGKVRDIYDLGEHLLLVTTDRISAFDVIMNEGIPNKGYVLTQISKFWFEQMGDIIPNHIVATEVDEFPAVTHKYRAQLEGRSMLVKKAKPLAVECIVRGYVSGSGWKDYKKTGCICGIQLPAGLVESDKLPEPIFTPSTKAELGEHDENITYEQAVEICGKDLAEQARDATIAIYKRARDLAAAKGIIIADTKFEFGLYEGKLIWIDEALTPDSSRFWPKDQYRPGGPQPSFDKQFLRDYLETLDWGKKAPAPPLPPEIVAKTAEKYMEALTRLAGK; encoded by the coding sequence ATGACTCCGATCGTTACCCAGACCAATTTCACCGACCTCAAAAAGGTCAACCAGGGCAAGGTGCGCGACATCTACGACCTGGGTGAGCACCTGTTGCTGGTTACCACCGACCGCATCTCGGCCTTCGACGTCATCATGAACGAGGGGATCCCCAACAAGGGGTATGTGCTCACCCAGATCTCCAAATTCTGGTTCGAGCAGATGGGCGACATCATCCCCAACCACATCGTCGCTACCGAAGTGGATGAGTTCCCCGCCGTTACCCACAAGTACCGCGCCCAACTCGAGGGCCGCAGCATGCTGGTGAAAAAGGCCAAGCCCCTTGCCGTGGAGTGCATCGTCAGGGGATACGTTTCGGGGTCGGGCTGGAAGGACTACAAGAAGACCGGGTGTATCTGCGGAATCCAACTCCCCGCCGGGCTGGTGGAGAGCGACAAACTGCCCGAGCCGATTTTTACCCCTTCCACCAAAGCCGAACTGGGCGAGCACGACGAAAATATCACCTACGAGCAGGCGGTTGAAATCTGCGGCAAGGACCTGGCCGAACAGGCCCGTGACGCGACCATAGCCATTTACAAGCGGGCCCGCGACCTGGCTGCCGCCAAGGGGATCATCATTGCCGACACCAAGTTCGAGTTCGGTCTCTACGAAGGGAAACTGATCTGGATCGACGAGGCGCTCACCCCCGACTCCTCGCGCTTCTGGCCCAAGGACCAGTACCGCCCCGGCGGCCCGCAGCCGAGTTTCGACAAGCAGTTCCTGCGCGACTACCTCGAGACCCTCGACTGGGGCAAAAAAGCCCCCGCGCCTCCGCTGCCCCCGGAGATCGTTGCCAAGACCGCGGAAAAATACATGGAAGCGTTGACACGCCTGGCAGGGAAATAA
- a CDS encoding cupin domain-containing protein codes for MAETKLTVAGADPQQLVEMTQYQQGSVVSRTLLQDESGTLTVFSFDEGQALSEHTVPYNAFIQVLDGQAEITIGGKPSLVNAGEIVLMPGGISHKVRAVKRFKMLLTMFKTKVA; via the coding sequence ATGGCCGAAACCAAGTTGACCGTCGCCGGCGCCGACCCCCAGCAGCTCGTTGAAATGACCCAGTACCAGCAGGGTTCTGTCGTCAGCCGGACCTTGCTGCAGGACGAAAGCGGCACCCTTACCGTGTTCAGCTTCGACGAGGGACAGGCCCTCTCCGAGCATACGGTCCCGTACAACGCCTTTATCCAGGTACTCGACGGCCAGGCCGAGATCACCATCGGCGGCAAACCCAGCCTGGTCAATGCCGGGGAAATCGTCCTCATGCCCGGCGGTATCTCCCACAAGGTACGGGCGGTCAAACGTTTCAAGATGCTGCTGACCATGTTCAAGACCAAGGTGGCCTGA
- a CDS encoding rod shape-determining protein, whose protein sequence is MFNLFDAIWGMFSNDLAIDLGTANTLVYLKGKGIVVSEPSVVAVQKDSMGQRKVLAVGMEAKKMLGRTPGSIVAIRPMKDGVIADFDITEEMLRYFIQKVHNRKTLVRPRIVICVPSGITQVEKRAVKESAESAGAREVYLIEEPMAAAIGAGLPITEASGNMIVDIGGGTTEVAVISLAGIVYAKSVRVGGDKLDEALVQYMKRKYNLLIGERTAEQIKIEIGSAYPDDQVRTIEVKGRDLVSGIPKTLEINSEEIREALSETVNAIVEAVRIALERTPPELAADIVDKGIILAGGGANLRNLDILLREETGLPVVIAEDPLSCVVLGSGKVLDELDLLKRVTVTS, encoded by the coding sequence ATGTTCAACCTGTTTGACGCAATCTGGGGGATGTTCTCCAACGACCTGGCCATCGACCTGGGCACGGCGAACACCCTGGTTTATCTTAAAGGCAAGGGAATCGTGGTCAGCGAACCATCGGTGGTCGCGGTGCAGAAGGACAGCATGGGCCAGCGCAAGGTCCTCGCGGTAGGGATGGAGGCCAAGAAGATGCTGGGCCGCACCCCGGGCAGCATCGTCGCCATCCGGCCGATGAAGGACGGGGTCATTGCCGACTTCGACATCACCGAGGAGATGCTGCGCTACTTCATCCAGAAAGTCCACAACCGCAAGACCCTGGTGCGTCCGCGCATCGTCATCTGCGTTCCCTCGGGCATCACCCAGGTGGAAAAGCGCGCCGTCAAGGAATCGGCCGAGTCGGCCGGGGCCCGCGAGGTCTACCTGATCGAGGAACCGATGGCCGCGGCTATCGGCGCCGGGCTGCCCATTACCGAAGCCTCGGGCAACATGATCGTCGACATCGGCGGCGGCACCACCGAAGTGGCGGTGATTTCCCTCGCCGGGATCGTCTATGCCAAGAGCGTGCGGGTCGGCGGCGACAAACTCGACGAAGCGCTGGTGCAATACATGAAGCGCAAGTACAACCTGCTGATCGGCGAGCGCACCGCCGAGCAGATCAAGATCGAGATCGGCAGCGCCTACCCCGACGACCAGGTGCGCACCATCGAGGTCAAGGGGCGCGACCTGGTCAGCGGCATCCCCAAAACCCTGGAGATCAACTCCGAGGAGATCCGCGAGGCGCTTTCGGAAACCGTCAACGCCATCGTCGAGGCGGTGCGCATCGCCCTGGAGAGAACCCCGCCGGAGCTGGCCGCGGATATCGTCGACAAGGGGATCATCCTGGCCGGCGGCGGCGCCAACCTGCGCAACCTCGACATTCTGCTGCGCGAAGAGACCGGGCTGCCGGTGGTAATCGCCGAAGACCCGCTCTCCTGCGTGGTGCTCGGATCCGGCAAGGTGCTCGACGAACTCGATCTGCTCAAGCGGGTAACCGTTACCTCCTGA